The Chloroflexota bacterium genome contains a region encoding:
- a CDS encoding DUF2723 domain-containing protein gives MKTLARMTQYAIRNSQSRDWLIALALFAASLALYARTAAPGLLDGDEGEFQTNIGILGVSHTGYPLFFLLGKLFTLLAPIGTVATRTNLFAAFWGAVTVVALFGFARWLTGNRWVALVSAMLLAASRVEWSQAVIPRPYTLNSFLVIVVTMLFLMWRAGKVDLTVPVFAFGLSLTNHRTMIWFAPAIAMLVLWRERGAIFQSRRLVSLASAFVAPLLLYGYIFWRGESDVGVEFHMKDFGEMVLGGNASRWMQYGPFDWLVARVTDLYVPLLVEQFTPLTIIAGIIGMLALALNRAPRSFPRALPARETLIFVALANLSNSLFCFFFNTYDVEKFFLPSYITFLFFAAVGVAVIWEWLAAKPLHVITTSALAFVFMATSGWLVIQNYTRNDWSQRTEVATAWRDNLALPIEQRALIVGPWESLTPLEYAQYVDGQRRDIERWKVITQKQYLTLAQYDSRQADIERAVREGRAVYLTFDPRETETLTALADEFRLVRVGELWRVINLRVANCELRMVNCEIPVTTTHATFTDQAEHSVELVGYAIYPATKLRAGNFGLLTLYWRAPQTISARLSVSMRVLDPAGQIVYQRDAEPANGARPTIGWSADEIVQDDFAFFSPVNGSAGAYRLALVVYNPASGEEWTTAQKTPWLAPEALSITPR, from the coding sequence ATGAAAACTCTTGCACGCATGACGCAATACGCAATTCGCAATTCGCAATCCCGCGACTGGCTCATTGCCTTAGCGCTTTTCGCCGCGTCGCTCGCGCTGTACGCGCGCACCGCCGCGCCCGGTTTGCTCGACGGCGACGAGGGCGAATTCCAAACGAACATCGGCATTCTGGGAGTGAGCCACACCGGCTATCCACTTTTCTTTTTGCTCGGCAAGTTATTCACGCTCCTCGCTCCGATTGGCACGGTTGCGACTCGCACGAATTTGTTCGCTGCGTTCTGGGGCGCAGTCACCGTCGTCGCGCTGTTCGGGTTCGCGCGCTGGCTCACCGGCAATCGCTGGGTCGCGCTCGTCAGCGCGATGCTCCTCGCCGCGTCGCGCGTCGAGTGGTCGCAGGCGGTGATTCCGCGGCCGTACACGCTCAATTCGTTTCTCGTCATCGTCGTGACCATGTTGTTTTTGATGTGGCGCGCGGGCAAGGTGGATTTGACCGTGCCGGTGTTTGCGTTCGGTTTGTCCCTCACCAATCATCGCACGATGATTTGGTTCGCGCCCGCGATTGCGATGCTCGTGCTGTGGCGCGAGCGCGGCGCGATCTTCCAGTCGCGCCGGCTCGTGTCCCTCGCGTCTGCATTCGTCGCACCGCTGTTGCTGTACGGGTACATTTTTTGGCGCGGCGAAAGCGATGTCGGCGTCGAGTTTCACATGAAGGATTTTGGCGAGATGGTGCTTGGCGGCAACGCGAGTCGTTGGATGCAGTACGGTCCGTTCGATTGGCTTGTCGCGCGCGTCACCGATCTGTACGTGCCGCTCCTCGTCGAGCAGTTCACGCCGCTCACGATCATCGCGGGCATTATCGGCATGCTCGCGCTCGCGCTCAATCGCGCGCCGCGCAGTTTTCCGCGCGCGTTGCCCGCGCGCGAGACGCTTATTTTTGTCGCGCTGGCGAACCTGAGCAACAGTCTCTTTTGTTTCTTCTTCAACACGTACGATGTCGAAAAATTTTTCTTGCCGTCGTACATCACATTTCTATTCTTCGCGGCAGTTGGGGTCGCAGTTATCTGGGAATGGCTTGCCGCGAAACCGCTGCACGTCATCACAACGAGCGCGCTCGCGTTCGTATTCATGGCGACGAGTGGTTGGCTTGTCATACAAAATTATACGCGCAACGATTGGAGTCAGCGCACCGAGGTGGCAACGGCGTGGCGCGATAATCTCGCGTTGCCGATAGAGCAACGCGCGTTGATCGTCGGACCCTGGGAATCGCTGACGCCGCTCGAGTACGCGCAGTACGTGGACGGACAGCGGCGCGACATTGAACGGTGGAAAGTTATCACGCAAAAACAGTACTTGACGCTCGCACAGTACGATTCGCGGCAAGCGGACATTGAGCGCGCGGTGCGCGAAGGTCGCGCGGTCTATCTCACGTTCGATCCGCGCGAAACCGAAACGCTCACCGCGCTCGCGGATGAGTTCCGCCTCGTGCGCGTTGGAGAGTTGTGGCGCGTGATAAATCTGCGGGTGGCGAATTGCGAGTTGCGAATGGTGAATTGCGAAATACCGGTGACAACGACACACGCCACGTTCACCGATCAGGCAGAACACTCTGTCGAGCTAGTTGGATACGCAATTTATCCGGCGACAAAATTGCGCGCGGGCAATTTTGGATTGCTCACGCTCTACTGGCGCGCGCCGCAAACAATTAGCGCGCGTCTCTCCGTCTCGATGCGCGTGCTCGATCCCGCCGGTCAAATCGTCTATCAGCGCGATGCGGAACCGGCGAACGGTGCGCGCCCGACCATCGGCTGGTCGGCAGACGAAATCGTGCAAGACGATTTCGCGTTCTTTTCTCCGGTGAACGGATCCGCCGGCGCGTACCGGCTTGCGCTCGTCGTCTACAATCCGGCAAGTGGTGAAGAGTGGACGACCGCGCAAAAGACGCCGTGGCTTGCGCCCGAGGCATTGTCCATCACACCACGCTGA